The Pseudomonas parafulva genome includes a window with the following:
- a CDS encoding MFS transporter produces MTIRIGLLPQVAAAHFVSHLHIMVLAALFPLLPAFLNVDYVALGLALSVFNIVTALVQAPMGFAVDRHGARRLLLMALALGSCSFLLIALLPGYTCLLVGMALAGVANAVYHPADYALLSRHINPAHIGKAFSVHTFAGFLGAAVAPVLLLGVAVASGPAMAFATAALVGFAALALLLIPGSALAQVSDTPPAPAPKPVQAQRVALLSPMIISLTLLFVLLNLSTGAIEKFSVAALMQGQGVALYWANSALTAFLFASAFGVLAGGALADRTQRHGVVAASAFAVACVLMLLVATAGLSEPLLLAVLGAAGFLTGVIAPSRDMLVRAAATKGAEGKTFGIVSTGFNIGGAIGPVGFGWLLDQGHPNAIFWASAAFMGLTVALTLLQEWVMARQRKVTALQLSFK; encoded by the coding sequence ATGACGATACGTATCGGCCTGTTGCCGCAAGTCGCCGCAGCACACTTTGTCAGCCACCTGCACATCATGGTGCTGGCGGCGCTCTTTCCGCTGCTGCCTGCTTTTTTGAACGTGGATTATGTAGCGCTGGGCCTGGCCCTCAGCGTGTTCAACATCGTCACTGCGCTGGTGCAGGCCCCCATGGGCTTCGCCGTCGATCGCCATGGCGCCAGGCGCCTGCTGCTGATGGCCCTGGCCTTAGGCAGTTGCAGTTTCCTGCTCATTGCCCTGCTGCCCGGCTACACCTGCCTGCTGGTGGGCATGGCGCTGGCGGGGGTGGCCAATGCCGTCTACCACCCTGCCGACTACGCCCTGCTGTCGCGGCACATCAACCCTGCGCACATCGGCAAGGCGTTTTCAGTGCACACCTTTGCAGGTTTTCTGGGCGCGGCGGTGGCCCCGGTGTTGTTGCTGGGGGTGGCGGTGGCTAGCGGCCCGGCCATGGCCTTTGCGACCGCAGCACTGGTGGGCTTTGCAGCACTGGCCCTGCTCCTGATACCCGGCTCGGCACTGGCCCAGGTCAGTGACACGCCGCCCGCCCCGGCACCCAAGCCCGTGCAGGCACAACGCGTGGCGCTGCTCTCGCCCATGATCATCAGCCTGACCCTGCTGTTCGTGCTGCTGAACCTGAGCACCGGGGCCATCGAAAAGTTTTCTGTCGCGGCCCTGATGCAAGGCCAGGGCGTGGCGCTGTACTGGGCCAACTCGGCGTTGACTGCCTTCCTGTTCGCCAGCGCCTTCGGTGTGCTGGCAGGCGGTGCACTGGCCGACCGCACCCAGCGTCACGGAGTGGTGGCGGCCAGTGCTTTTGCGGTGGCGTGCGTGCTGATGCTGCTAGTGGCCACGGCGGGCCTGAGCGAGCCGCTCTTGCTCGCCGTGCTGGGCGCGGCAGGCTTTTTGACCGGCGTAATCGCCCCGTCACGGGACATGCTGGTACGGGCCGCCGCTACCAAAGGGGCCGAAGGCAAGACCTTCGGCATCGTGTCCACGGGGTTCAACATCGGCGGTGCCATCGGGCCGGTCGGGTTCGGCTGGTTGCTGGACCAGGGCCACCCCAACGCGATTTTCTGGGC
- a CDS encoding serine hydroxymethyltransferase: MPHFAYKEGHALPGISAAALPQVDSEVWTAIDAERLRQVQSIELIAAENVVSRAVLEAQGSVLTNKYAEGYPGRRYYASCANVDVVEDLATERARLLFDCSYANVQPHSGNQANQAVFLALLEPEDKILGLDLKSGGHLSHGAAFNVSGRWFQAVSYGVHPLTHLVDMDQVAHIARRERPRLIIAGASAYSRALDFARFRAIADEVGAYLMADIAHVAGLVAGGAYPSPVPHAHVTTLSTHATLRGPRGGMILCNNQTLARRINAAVFPGLQGAALMHTVAAKAVALGEALQPGFGSYAHAVVANARALCGRLAEGGLLVVSGGTDCHLGVIDLRPWGLAGNAAEGALEAVGITVNRNVVPGDEVKSSVTSGIRLGSAACTSRGMGEDEFREIGDMILAMLGGVRSGAMDSRTERSIREGIFDLTRRFKLPY; the protein is encoded by the coding sequence ATGCCGCATTTCGCTTATAAAGAGGGCCACGCGCTGCCGGGCATCAGTGCCGCTGCGCTGCCGCAGGTGGACAGCGAGGTGTGGACCGCCATCGATGCCGAGCGGCTGCGCCAGGTGCAGTCCATCGAGCTGATCGCCGCCGAGAACGTGGTCAGCCGCGCCGTGCTCGAAGCGCAAGGGTCGGTGCTGACCAACAAGTATGCCGAGGGGTATCCGGGGCGGCGCTATTACGCCAGCTGCGCCAATGTGGATGTGGTCGAGGACCTGGCCACCGAGCGGGCCCGGTTGCTGTTCGACTGCAGCTACGCCAACGTGCAACCCCACTCTGGCAACCAGGCCAACCAGGCGGTGTTCCTGGCGCTGCTGGAGCCGGAGGACAAGATTCTCGGCCTGGACCTGAAGTCTGGCGGGCACCTGTCCCACGGCGCGGCGTTCAACGTGTCCGGGCGCTGGTTCCAGGCGGTCAGCTACGGTGTGCACCCGCTGACGCACCTGGTCGACATGGACCAGGTGGCGCACATCGCCCGCCGTGAGCGGCCACGGCTGATCATCGCTGGGGCGTCGGCGTACTCACGTGCGCTGGATTTCGCCCGTTTCCGCGCCATTGCCGACGAGGTTGGGGCGTACCTGATGGCCGACATCGCCCACGTCGCCGGGCTGGTCGCAGGCGGCGCCTATCCCTCGCCAGTGCCTCATGCCCACGTCACCACGCTGAGCACCCACGCGACCCTGCGCGGCCCGCGCGGGGGGATGATCCTGTGCAACAACCAGACCCTGGCGCGCAGGATCAACGCGGCGGTGTTCCCCGGCCTGCAAGGCGCTGCGCTGATGCACACCGTCGCGGCCAAGGCCGTGGCCCTGGGCGAGGCGCTGCAACCGGGCTTCGGCTCCTACGCCCATGCGGTGGTGGCTAATGCCCGGGCCTTGTGCGGGCGGTTGGCCGAAGGCGGCTTGCTGGTGGTATCGGGCGGCACGGACTGCCACCTGGGGGTGATCGACCTGCGGCCCTGGGGCCTTGCCGGTAACGCCGCCGAAGGCGCGCTGGAGGCGGTTGGCATCACCGTCAACCGTAACGTCGTGCCCGGGGACGAGGTCAAGTCCAGCGTCACCTCGGGCATTCGCCTGGGCAGCGCGGCCTGTACCTCCCGGGGCATGGGCGAGGATGAGTTCCGCGAGATCGGGGACATGATCCTGGCCATGCTCGGGGGCGTGCGCAGCGGCGCCATGGACAGCCGCACCGAGCGCTCGATCCGCGAGGGCATCTTCGACCTGACCCGGCGTTTCAAGCTGCCTTACTGA
- a CDS encoding PLP-dependent aminotransferase family protein — protein sequence MAKTFALDTLKIRLNDAEFQLLDLHQRIQRAMRALILDGALGPSLKLPSTRVLSKSLGCARDTVENAYVQLHRDGFIVRRGGAGSYVCDTVGAELRGAGPRRQRTQEVRRSVVAPGAELSQRGRMIFETGGVRDQQVIKAFATGLPETRSFPTDVWERLQRQVVKDYRASVLLHGDPQGAEPLRKAIATYLNLERGATCTPDQVLVLSSTRQALYLCAQLLVDAGKPILLENPGYYGARKAFAIAETKVLPIDVDERGIRTDLLFADRSGANCVYVTPSHQYPTGATLPLERRLELINWAAQKAKWIIEDDYDSEFHYDGQPTACVQGLDRYQRTLYIGTFSKTLYPGLRMGYIVLPPELVKPFAYARSMMDGHTPQVLQLTLARFMEDGHYNAHVRAMRKLYAGRRAVMHDAIAKYLSPVVTAHLPPGGLQIPCLLKPGWSEEKTIRQAATAGVQLSGLSSLYLGEPQTHGWLLGYSSLTAYEIEAAMLRLANALKL from the coding sequence ATGGCGAAGACCTTCGCGCTGGACACCCTGAAGATTCGGCTCAACGACGCCGAGTTTCAGCTGCTGGACCTGCACCAGCGCATCCAGCGCGCCATGCGTGCGTTGATCCTCGATGGCGCGCTGGGCCCGAGCCTGAAACTGCCCTCCACCCGTGTGCTATCCAAGTCCCTGGGTTGTGCCCGCGATACCGTCGAAAACGCCTACGTGCAGCTGCACCGGGACGGTTTCATCGTGCGCCGCGGCGGCGCGGGCAGCTACGTGTGCGACACGGTGGGCGCCGAATTGCGCGGGGCCGGGCCACGCCGGCAACGCACGCAAGAGGTGCGGCGCAGCGTGGTCGCGCCCGGCGCCGAACTCAGCCAACGCGGGCGCATGATCTTCGAGACCGGTGGCGTGCGTGACCAGCAAGTGATCAAGGCCTTCGCCACCGGCCTGCCGGAAACCCGTAGCTTCCCCACCGACGTCTGGGAGCGGCTGCAACGCCAGGTGGTCAAGGACTACCGCGCCAGCGTCCTGCTGCACGGTGACCCACAAGGCGCCGAACCCCTGCGCAAGGCCATCGCCACCTACCTGAACCTCGAACGCGGGGCCACGTGCACCCCCGACCAGGTGCTGGTGCTCAGCAGTACGCGCCAGGCGTTGTACCTGTGCGCGCAATTGCTAGTAGATGCCGGCAAACCCATCCTGCTGGAAAACCCCGGCTACTACGGCGCCCGCAAGGCGTTCGCCATCGCCGAAACCAAGGTGTTGCCCATCGACGTGGACGAACGGGGCATCCGCACCGACCTGCTGTTCGCCGACCGCAGCGGCGCCAACTGCGTGTACGTCACCCCCTCGCACCAGTACCCCACGGGCGCGACCCTGCCCCTGGAGCGCCGGCTGGAGCTGATCAACTGGGCCGCACAAAAAGCCAAGTGGATCATCGAGGACGACTACGACAGCGAGTTTCACTACGACGGCCAGCCCACCGCCTGCGTGCAGGGCCTGGATCGGTACCAGCGCACCCTGTACATCGGCACCTTCAGCAAGACCCTCTACCCTGGCCTGCGCATGGGCTACATCGTGCTGCCGCCCGAACTGGTCAAGCCTTTCGCCTATGCCCGCAGCATGATGGATGGCCACACCCCGCAGGTCTTGCAGTTGACCCTGGCGCGCTTCATGGAGGACGGGCACTACAACGCCCACGTACGCGCCATGCGCAAGTTGTACGCCGGGCGCCGGGCGGTGATGCACGATGCCATCGCCAAGTACCTGAGCCCGGTGGTCACCGCCCACCTGCCGCCAGGTGGCTTGCAGATCCCCTGCCTGCTCAAGCCAGGCTGGTCCGAAGAAAAGACCATTCGCCAGGCGGCCACAGCCGGCGTGCAGCTGTCGGGCCTGAGCAGCCTGTACCTGGGCGAGCCGCAGACCCATGGCTGGCTGCTGGGGTATTCCTCGCTCACGGCCTACGAGATCGAAGCGGCCATGCTGCGCCTGGCCAACGCCCTCAAGCTTTGA
- the serC gene encoding 3-phosphoserine/phosphohydroxythreonine transaminase, whose amino-acid sequence MARSHNFSAGPTAVPLEVLNQAYDEFHDFAGTGMSIMEMSHRSPIFRAIAEQTEADLRELLEVPAHYRVLFVQGGASLQFAQVPMNLAGENGSVDYLHTGLWSGKAIEAARQYCEVRVVASAQGTGFDRVPAVQDWQLNPKAAYLHYTENETVHGVQFAEPPASEAPLVCDACSSLLSKPIDIARHGLVYAAAQKNMGVAGLTVVIMDPALLDRCHGFTPDILNYACISDAQSMLNTPATFPWYLTGLTLQWIKRSGGLQVLHQRNQTKASLLYETLDGSDGFYRNPVQPTYRSINNVPFRLADQALEAAFLREAEAAGLHGLKGHASVGGIRASLYNAISVEAVAALCEFMGAFARRYG is encoded by the coding sequence ATGGCACGGTCACACAATTTCAGCGCAGGCCCCACCGCAGTCCCCCTGGAAGTGCTCAACCAGGCGTACGACGAGTTCCACGATTTTGCCGGCACGGGCATGTCCATCATGGAGATGAGCCACCGTTCGCCCATCTTCCGCGCCATTGCCGAGCAGACCGAGGCCGACCTGCGCGAGCTGCTGGAGGTGCCGGCGCACTACCGGGTGCTGTTCGTGCAGGGCGGCGCTTCGTTGCAGTTCGCCCAGGTGCCCATGAACCTGGCCGGTGAAAACGGCAGCGTGGACTACCTGCACACCGGGTTGTGGTCGGGCAAGGCGATCGAGGCGGCGCGCCAGTATTGCGAGGTACGCGTGGTCGCCAGTGCCCAGGGCACCGGCTTTGACCGGGTGCCGGCGGTCCAGGACTGGCAGCTGAACCCGAAGGCTGCCTACCTGCACTACACCGAGAACGAGACCGTGCACGGCGTGCAGTTCGCCGAACCGCCCGCCAGCGAGGCGCCGCTGGTGTGCGATGCCTGTTCGAGCCTGCTGTCCAAGCCCATCGACATCGCCCGCCATGGCCTGGTGTATGCCGCCGCCCAGAAGAACATGGGCGTGGCCGGGCTGACGGTGGTCATCATGGACCCGGCGCTGCTGGACCGCTGCCACGGGTTCACCCCGGACATTCTCAACTACGCGTGTATCAGCGATGCCCAGTCGATGCTCAACACGCCCGCCACCTTCCCCTGGTACCTGACCGGCCTGACGTTGCAATGGATCAAGCGCAGCGGGGGCTTGCAGGTGCTGCACCAGCGCAACCAGACCAAGGCCAGCCTGCTGTACGAAACCCTCGACGGCAGCGACGGCTTCTACCGCAACCCGGTGCAGCCGACCTATCGCTCGATCAACAACGTACCGTTCCGGCTGGCCGATCAAGCCCTTGAAGCGGCTTTCCTGCGCGAGGCCGAGGCGGCCGGGCTGCATGGCCTGAAGGGCCACGCCAGCGTCGGCGGTATCCGCGCCAGCCTGTACAACGCCATCTCCGTCGAAGCGGTGGCCGCCCTTTGCGAATTCATGGGGGCGTTCGCCCGCAGGTACGGTTGA
- a CDS encoding benzoate/H(+) symporter BenE family transporter, giving the protein MSSTRTPSPLRLQDLLHPVVAGLISVIVNYGGTFILVFQAAKVAGLSPDLTASWVWSVSIGVGVTGLLLSWVSREPIITAWSTPAAAFLIVALATTPYAEAVGAYMVSAVAFVLLGVSGYFEKAVRLIPPGVAAGLLGGILLQFGIGAFASMSVDPLLVGLLIGAYIVFKRLSARYAVVGILVLGLVYLVMQGRVDFAGLSLEFATPVFTRPEFSLNALLSVALPLFLITLTGQYMPGMLVLRNDGFRTSANPILGITGLGSLLMAPFGSHAFNIAAITAAICTGKEASEDPSKRWVAGVAAGIFYILVGIFGVTLAAVFMAFPATFITTLAGLALLGTIGGSLANAMLDAKAREASLITFLACAANITLLGIGGAFWGLVIGLVAYAVLNGRLPRRAKAVQAEPAAVPTKGATN; this is encoded by the coding sequence ATGTCATCTACTCGTACCCCCTCGCCCCTGCGCTTGCAGGACCTGCTGCACCCGGTGGTGGCCGGGCTCATTTCGGTGATCGTCAACTATGGCGGCACCTTCATCCTGGTGTTCCAGGCTGCCAAGGTCGCAGGGCTCAGCCCCGATCTGACCGCCTCCTGGGTGTGGTCGGTGTCCATCGGCGTGGGCGTGACCGGGCTGCTGCTCAGCTGGGTCAGCCGCGAGCCGATCATCACCGCCTGGTCCACGCCGGCGGCGGCGTTCCTGATCGTGGCCCTGGCCACCACGCCCTACGCCGAGGCGGTGGGAGCGTACATGGTGTCAGCGGTGGCCTTCGTGCTGCTGGGCGTGTCGGGCTACTTCGAAAAAGCCGTGCGCCTGATTCCGCCAGGGGTGGCCGCGGGCCTGCTGGGCGGCATCCTGTTGCAGTTCGGTATCGGCGCCTTCGCCAGCATGAGCGTCGACCCGCTGCTGGTCGGGCTGCTGATCGGGGCGTACATCGTGTTCAAGCGCCTGAGCGCCCGCTATGCGGTGGTCGGCATCCTGGTGCTGGGGCTGGTCTACCTGGTGATGCAGGGGCGGGTCGATTTCGCTGGGCTGTCCCTGGAATTCGCCACGCCAGTGTTCACCCGCCCCGAGTTCTCGCTCAACGCACTGCTGAGCGTGGCGCTGCCGCTGTTCCTGATCACCCTGACCGGCCAGTACATGCCCGGCATGCTGGTGTTGCGCAACGACGGGTTCCGCACCAGTGCCAACCCGATCCTCGGCATCACTGGGCTCGGCTCGCTGCTGATGGCGCCGTTCGGCTCCCACGCCTTCAACATCGCCGCCATCACTGCCGCCATCTGCACCGGCAAGGAAGCGTCCGAAGACCCATCCAAGCGCTGGGTGGCGGGTGTGGCCGCCGGCATCTTCTACATCCTGGTGGGCATCTTCGGGGTGACCCTGGCGGCGGTGTTCATGGCCTTCCCGGCTACCTTCATCACCACCCTGGCGGGGCTGGCCCTGCTGGGCACCATCGGCGGCAGCCTGGCCAATGCCATGCTCGATGCAAAAGCGCGCGAGGCGTCGTTGATCACCTTCCTGGCCTGTGCGGCCAATATCACCCTGCTGGGTATCGGCGGTGCGTTCTGGGGGCTGGTGATCGGCCTTGTGGCCTACGCCGTGCTCAACGGTCGCCTGCCTCGCCGGGCCAAGGCCGTTCAGGCAGAACCGGCAGCAGTGCCCACCAAAGGAGCGACAAATTGA
- a CDS encoding YggS family pyridoxal phosphate-dependent enzyme codes for MSEYAEDLTTLHARHGRYPQANTVEDFRRNLAAVHERIARACERVGRDPAEVRLLPVSKTFDEAHLRLAYAAGCRLLGENKVQEAQRKWEAMADLHDLQWSVIGHLQTNKAKQVARFASEFQALDSLRVAEVLDRRLRIEGRQMDVFVQVNTSGEASKYGLVPDDVAAFVQALPAFPALRVRGLMTLALFSADAARVRPCFVLLRELRDRLRASAPEGVSLQELSMGMSGDFEVAIEEGATVVRVGQAIFGARAMPDAYYWPTADAAPHQEATPSLATSH; via the coding sequence ATGAGCGAGTACGCCGAAGACCTCACCACCCTGCATGCGCGCCACGGCCGCTACCCGCAGGCCAACACCGTCGAGGATTTTCGCCGCAACCTGGCCGCCGTGCATGAGCGCATCGCCCGGGCATGCGAGCGGGTCGGGCGAGACCCGGCCGAAGTGCGCCTGCTGCCGGTCAGCAAGACCTTCGACGAAGCGCATCTGCGCCTGGCCTATGCCGCCGGTTGCCGCCTGCTGGGCGAGAACAAGGTGCAGGAGGCCCAGCGCAAGTGGGAAGCCATGGCCGACCTGCACGACTTGCAGTGGTCGGTGATCGGCCACCTGCAGACCAACAAGGCCAAGCAGGTGGCGCGCTTTGCCAGCGAGTTCCAGGCGCTGGACAGCCTGCGGGTCGCCGAGGTGCTGGACCGCCGCCTGCGCATTGAGGGGCGGCAGATGGACGTGTTCGTCCAGGTCAATACCTCCGGTGAGGCCAGCAAGTACGGGCTGGTGCCTGATGACGTGGCGGCATTTGTGCAAGCGCTGCCAGCGTTCCCGGCGCTGCGTGTGCGCGGCCTGATGACCCTGGCGCTGTTTTCGGCCGACGCCGCGCGGGTACGCCCGTGCTTTGTGTTGCTGCGCGAGTTGCGCGACCGGCTGCGCGCCAGTGCGCCTGAAGGGGTGTCGTTGCAGGAGCTGTCGATGGGCATGTCGGGTGATTTCGAAGTGGCCATCGAGGAGGGCGCCACGGTGGTGCGCGTCGGCCAGGCGATCTTCGGCGCCCGCGCCATGCCCGATGCCTACTACTGGCCTACGGCCGATGCCGCGCCGCACCAGGAAGCCACCCCGTCGCTGGCCACCAGCCACTGA
- a CDS encoding aspartate aminotransferase family protein produces MSAAPAYLMHTSARQPVAFSRGQGALLWDSHGVEYLDAIAGVAVTSLGHANPEIASALAEQADVLLHTTNMFRIPWQEQLGERLCRLSGMERAFFCNSGAEANEAALKLARLHATARNVAQPQVLVMENSFHGRTLATLAATGNPAVHRGFEPLMPGFIRVPYDDIEAVRQVAANSPNVVAVLVEPVQGEGGVHPASAGYLQALRQLCDAHQWLMMIDEVQTGMGRTGTWFGFQHAGIEPDVITLAKALGNGFPIGACLARGKAAELFSPGHHASTFGGNPLACRVGCTVVDIMQRDHLPQRAAVLGQRLLAALQLALAGHPEVVSVRGLGLMVGIELNRPCAELVDRARDEQHLLITVTRGTTVRLLPPLICSEAQIDDIASRVTRLLSSQA; encoded by the coding sequence ATGTCTGCTGCTCCCGCTTACCTGATGCACACTTCAGCCCGCCAACCGGTTGCGTTCAGCCGGGGCCAGGGCGCCCTGTTGTGGGATTCGCACGGGGTCGAGTACCTCGACGCCATCGCCGGGGTGGCCGTGACCAGCCTGGGGCACGCCAACCCCGAGATCGCCTCGGCCCTGGCCGAACAGGCCGACGTGCTGCTGCACACCACCAACATGTTTCGTATCCCGTGGCAGGAACAGCTTGGCGAGCGCCTGTGCCGGCTCTCGGGCATGGAGCGGGCGTTCTTCTGCAACTCCGGCGCCGAGGCTAACGAGGCCGCGCTGAAGCTGGCGCGCTTGCACGCCACGGCCCGGAACGTCGCCCAACCCCAGGTGCTGGTGATGGAAAACAGTTTCCATGGGCGCACCTTGGCAACCCTGGCCGCCACCGGCAACCCGGCCGTTCACCGCGGCTTCGAGCCACTGATGCCAGGCTTCATCCGCGTGCCCTACGATGACATTGAGGCCGTGCGCCAGGTCGCGGCCAACTCGCCCAACGTGGTGGCCGTGCTGGTCGAGCCCGTGCAGGGCGAGGGCGGTGTGCACCCGGCGTCGGCGGGCTATCTGCAAGCGCTGCGCCAGCTGTGCGACGCGCACCAGTGGCTGATGATGATCGACGAGGTGCAGACCGGCATGGGCCGTACCGGCACCTGGTTCGGCTTCCAGCACGCCGGCATCGAGCCCGATGTCATCACCCTGGCCAAGGCCTTGGGCAATGGCTTCCCCATCGGCGCGTGCCTGGCCCGTGGCAAGGCCGCCGAGCTGTTCTCCCCTGGCCACCATGCCTCCACCTTCGGCGGCAACCCGCTGGCATGCCGCGTGGGCTGCACGGTGGTGGACATCATGCAGCGCGATCACCTGCCGCAGCGGGCTGCGGTGCTGGGCCAGCGTTTGCTGGCGGCCCTGCAACTGGCGCTGGCCGGGCACCCTGAGGTGGTGTCGGTGCGCGGCCTGGGCCTGATGGTCGGTATCGAGCTCAACCGCCCCTGCGCCGAACTGGTGGACCGGGCCCGGGACGAGCAACACCTGCTGATCACCGTCACCCGAGGTACCACGGTGCGCCTGCTGCCGCCACTGATCTGCTCCGAGGCGCAGATCGACGACATCGCTTCACGCGTGACCCGCTTGCTGTCATCCCAAGCCTGA
- the glyA gene encoding serine hydroxymethyltransferase, with protein sequence MYDSTLTLNAFDPELHASIRNEVNRQEDHIELIASENYASPLVMQIQSTVLTNKYAEGYPGKRYYSGCEYVDVAESLAIERVKALFNCDYANVQPHAGAQANAAVFLALIQPGDTVMGMNLAQGGHLTHGNPANFSGRHYKIVPYGLDPKTGFLDYDEMERIALETRPKMLIGGFSAYSRYKDWARMRSIADKVGAIFWVDMAHVAGLVAAGEYPDPLPHAHVVTSTTHKTLRGPRGGLILSKGQDESFYKKLDSAVFPGVQGGPLMHQIAAKAVAFKEALSPAFRSYQTQVVTNARAMAKVLQARGYKIVSDGTDNHMMLIDLSAKPYTGKEADAALSSAYITANKNSVPNDPRSPFVTSGLRIGTPAVTTRGFDVEACEQVAGWLCDVLDALETGRSDEVGHHVREQVVALCRRYPVYG encoded by the coding sequence ATGTACGACTCGACGCTGACCCTCAACGCCTTCGATCCAGAGCTGCACGCCTCGATTCGCAACGAAGTGAATCGCCAGGAAGACCACATCGAGCTGATCGCCTCGGAGAACTATGCCAGCCCATTGGTGATGCAGATCCAGAGCACGGTGCTCACCAACAAGTACGCCGAGGGCTATCCCGGCAAGCGCTACTACAGTGGCTGTGAATACGTGGACGTGGCCGAAAGCCTGGCCATCGAGCGGGTCAAGGCCCTGTTCAACTGCGACTACGCCAACGTGCAGCCCCACGCCGGTGCCCAGGCCAACGCGGCGGTGTTTTTGGCGCTGATCCAGCCAGGCGACACCGTGATGGGCATGAACCTGGCCCAGGGCGGGCACCTGACCCACGGCAACCCGGCCAACTTCTCGGGCCGCCACTACAAGATCGTGCCCTACGGCCTGGACCCGAAGACGGGCTTTCTGGACTATGACGAGATGGAGCGCATCGCGCTGGAAACCCGCCCGAAGATGCTCATCGGTGGTTTCTCGGCCTACTCGCGCTACAAGGACTGGGCACGCATGCGCAGCATCGCCGACAAGGTCGGGGCCATCTTCTGGGTGGACATGGCCCACGTGGCCGGTCTGGTTGCCGCTGGCGAATACCCGGACCCGCTGCCCCACGCCCATGTGGTCACCAGCACCACCCACAAGACCCTGCGCGGCCCACGCGGCGGCCTGATTCTGTCCAAGGGGCAGGACGAGAGTTTCTACAAGAAGCTCGATTCGGCGGTGTTCCCTGGTGTCCAGGGCGGCCCACTGATGCACCAGATCGCGGCCAAGGCCGTGGCCTTCAAGGAAGCGCTGTCGCCGGCATTTCGCAGCTACCAGACCCAGGTGGTAACCAATGCCCGGGCCATGGCCAAAGTGTTGCAGGCGCGCGGGTACAAGATCGTGTCGGACGGGACCGACAACCACATGATGCTGATCGACCTGTCGGCCAAGCCCTACACCGGCAAGGAAGCCGATGCGGCCTTGAGCAGCGCCTATATCACGGCCAACAAGAACTCGGTGCCTAACGATCCGCGTTCGCCGTTCGTGACCTCGGGGCTGCGCATCGGTACGCCGGCAGTGACCACCCGTGGGTTCGATGTCGAGGCGTGCGAGCAGGTGGCGGGCTGGTTGTGCGATGTGCTCGATGCCCTGGAAACCGGGCGCAGTGACGAGGTGGGGCACCATGTGCGTGAGCAGGTGGTTGCGCTGTGCCGTCGTTATCCGGTTTATGGCTGA